A single window of Granulicella sibirica DNA harbors:
- a CDS encoding mannose-1-phosphate guanylyltransferase — protein sequence MSTNGSSLPPGPSEAAPKFAAVILAGGSGTRFWPRSRRARAKQVLALDGERTMIQQTLERLLPVASAENVWVITNHWLHDVISEQLPGVPAAHVISEPCPRNTAPACALSAFLLERNEPDTVIGIFPSDHVVSNIERFAEVLATGIRIAAAGENIVVLGVPPTRPETGYGYIEQGDSIPLDILAPEAFEPPETTDTLDGATENRITAHRVRRFREKPDGHTAERFLSLGNYVWNGGIFLWSARTLANAIREHIPDMAPPLEAIAAAYGTPDFEKVFAEQYPLCENISIDYAVLEPRSGKGERRSAIFSLPADFGWNDLGSWASLHEHRGSAETDNVVDGATTDLIAVQSKGNYVHAPGRMVALLGVEDLVVVETPDALLITTRGRSQDVSKIVRAIHESGREDLI from the coding sequence ATGAGCACAAACGGAAGCAGTCTGCCCCCGGGTCCCAGCGAAGCCGCGCCAAAATTCGCGGCGGTCATCCTGGCCGGAGGAAGTGGAACCCGTTTCTGGCCGCGCAGCCGCCGCGCCCGGGCCAAGCAGGTCCTCGCCCTCGACGGCGAACGCACCATGATTCAGCAGACTCTCGAGCGCCTTCTGCCGGTCGCTTCCGCGGAAAACGTATGGGTCATCACCAACCACTGGCTCCACGATGTCATCAGCGAGCAGCTTCCCGGCGTTCCCGCTGCCCACGTGATCTCCGAGCCCTGCCCGCGCAACACCGCTCCCGCCTGCGCCCTCTCGGCCTTCCTCCTCGAGCGCAATGAGCCCGACACCGTCATCGGCATCTTCCCCTCGGACCACGTCGTCTCGAACATCGAGCGCTTCGCCGAGGTCCTCGCGACCGGCATCCGCATCGCTGCTGCAGGGGAAAACATCGTTGTCCTTGGAGTTCCGCCCACCCGTCCCGAGACCGGCTACGGCTACATCGAGCAGGGCGACTCCATCCCCCTCGACATCCTCGCCCCCGAGGCCTTCGAGCCGCCCGAGACCACCGACACCCTCGATGGCGCGACCGAAAACCGCATCACCGCTCATCGCGTCCGGCGCTTCCGCGAGAAGCCCGACGGCCACACCGCCGAGCGCTTCCTCTCGCTCGGCAACTACGTCTGGAACGGCGGCATCTTCCTCTGGTCCGCCCGCACCCTCGCCAACGCCATCCGCGAGCACATCCCCGACATGGCTCCGCCGCTCGAAGCCATCGCCGCCGCCTACGGCACGCCCGACTTCGAGAAGGTCTTCGCCGAGCAGTACCCGCTCTGCGAAAACATCTCGATCGACTACGCCGTCCTCGAACCCCGTTCCGGCAAGGGCGAACGCCGCTCCGCCATCTTCTCCCTCCCCGCTGACTTCGGCTGGAACGATCTCGGTTCCTGGGCCTCGCTCCACGAGCATCGCGGCTCCGCCGAGACCGACAACGTCGTCGACGGAGCCACCACCGACCTCATCGCCGTTCAGTCCAAGGGAAACTACGTCCACGCCCCCGGCCGCATGGTAGCCCTGCTCGGCGTTGAAGACCTCGTCGTCGTGGAAACCCCCGACGCCCTGCTCATCACAACCCGGGGCCGTTCGCAGGACGTCTCCAAAATCGTCCGCGCCATCCATGAAAGCGGACGCGAAGACCTCATCTAA
- a CDS encoding pyridoxal phosphate-dependent aminotransferase, which yields MSASSVLTPAAPVASAPKARKILTDRINRIEVSATMAITAEALRLKSTGVDLSDFGAGEPHFATPQHIKDAAIEAIQQNFTRYTNVAGIPDLRKAIVDRHAADFGSAYAPDECVFTTGGKLALFNAIQVLVDHGDEVILPVPYWVSFKDIIQYAGGVPVFVESKESENFRITAAMIEAAITPKTKAIILNTPSNPSGAVVAPEDLEAIVRLAHAKEIYVLLDECYVYLTFTGEVVSGGSFKDCKEHMVILGSLSKTYAMTGWRAGFALGPKQIISAMSKLQSQSTSNAASMVQRASIAAVHGPQECVAEMRADYIKLRDRVLEGFKTIPGLTCTVPQGAFYVYPNVSSFFGKGGIRTAADVAARLLSEAHVVVVPGEAFGTTDHIRLSYAVSADVIDEGVKRMREFFAGLK from the coding sequence ATGAGCGCCTCTTCCGTCCTTACCCCAGCCGCCCCAGTCGCCTCCGCCCCCAAGGCGCGCAAGATCCTTACGGACCGCATCAACCGCATCGAAGTCTCGGCCACCATGGCCATTACGGCTGAAGCTCTCCGCCTCAAGTCCACGGGCGTCGACCTCTCCGACTTCGGCGCCGGCGAGCCCCACTTCGCCACCCCCCAGCACATCAAGGACGCGGCCATCGAGGCCATCCAGCAGAACTTCACCCGCTACACCAACGTCGCCGGCATCCCCGACCTGCGCAAGGCAATCGTCGACCGTCACGCCGCCGACTTCGGCTCCGCCTACGCCCCCGACGAGTGCGTCTTCACCACCGGCGGAAAGCTCGCCCTCTTCAACGCCATCCAGGTCCTCGTCGACCACGGCGACGAAGTCATCCTGCCCGTCCCCTACTGGGTCTCCTTCAAGGACATCATCCAGTACGCCGGCGGCGTTCCCGTGTTCGTAGAGAGCAAAGAGTCCGAGAACTTCCGCATCACCGCCGCGATGATCGAAGCCGCGATCACCCCCAAGACCAAGGCCATCATCCTCAACACGCCTTCGAACCCCTCTGGCGCCGTTGTCGCTCCTGAGGATCTCGAAGCCATCGTCCGCCTCGCCCACGCGAAGGAGATCTATGTCCTCCTCGACGAGTGTTACGTCTACCTCACCTTCACCGGCGAGGTCGTCTCCGGCGGCTCCTTCAAGGATTGCAAGGAGCATATGGTCATCCTCGGGTCGCTCTCGAAGACTTACGCGATGACCGGCTGGCGTGCGGGCTTCGCTCTCGGACCCAAGCAGATCATCTCCGCGATGAGCAAGCTCCAGTCCCAGAGCACCTCGAACGCAGCCAGCATGGTTCAGCGGGCGTCCATCGCCGCCGTCCACGGCCCGCAGGAGTGCGTCGCCGAGATGCGCGCCGACTACATCAAGCTCCGCGACCGCGTGCTCGAAGGCTTCAAGACCATCCCTGGCCTCACCTGCACCGTTCCTCAGGGTGCGTTCTACGTCTACCCGAACGTTTCGAGCTTCTTCGGCAAGGGTGGCATCCGCACCGCCGCCGACGTCGCCGCGCGTCTTCTCAGTGAGGCCCATGTGGTTGTCGTGCCGGGCGAAGCCTTCGGCACAACGGACCACATCCGACTCTCCTACGCAGTCTCGGCCGATGTCATCGACGAGGGCGTGAAGCGCATGCGCGAGTTCTTCGCGGGCCTCAAGTAA
- a CDS encoding GNAT family N-acetyltransferase encodes MTLNLRLAVVGDVDAICAIETIPAFRMFVGSWPAEQHRELMANPDARYFVLADEHGDVGGFAILRGMTSVHKSFEIVRLAVKEPNKGLGRVLLKACLAAAFEEYRAHRLWLDLFEGNERARHVYLSAGFTVDGVLRESILLDGEYYSMLLMSILEDEYRQSLLTPES; translated from the coding sequence ATGACCTTGAATCTGCGGTTGGCTGTCGTAGGGGATGTGGACGCGATCTGTGCGATTGAGACGATCCCGGCGTTTCGGATGTTTGTCGGCTCCTGGCCTGCCGAGCAGCACCGAGAGCTGATGGCGAACCCGGACGCACGCTATTTTGTGCTGGCGGATGAACACGGTGACGTGGGTGGATTCGCCATCCTCAGGGGCATGACGTCGGTCCACAAGTCGTTCGAAATTGTGCGGCTTGCCGTGAAGGAACCGAACAAGGGCCTTGGGCGCGTGCTGTTGAAAGCTTGCCTCGCAGCGGCTTTCGAGGAATACAGAGCGCACCGGCTATGGCTGGATTTGTTCGAAGGCAACGAGAGGGCGCGGCATGTGTATCTCAGCGCAGGATTCACGGTGGATGGGGTCTTGCGTGAGTCGATCCTGCTCGATGGGGAGTACTACTCGATGTTGCTGATGTCGATTCTCGAAGACGAGTACCGGCAGAGCCTGCTCACTCCGGAGAGTTGA
- the coaD gene encoding pantetheine-phosphate adenylyltransferase, with protein MHTVKAIYPGTFDPLTNGHLDLIARGSQIVDQLVVAILRNSEKSNPLFTPDERAEMITEATRPFGNVSVMTFNGLLVDFCRAQGAKAVLRGIRAISDYEYEFQMAMMNRKLDPNVETLFMMPAEKYTYVSSRLIKGVFQLGGDVSALVPPLVMERLKTKVPINSPE; from the coding sequence ATGCACACTGTCAAGGCGATCTACCCCGGAACTTTCGATCCCCTCACCAACGGGCATCTCGACCTCATCGCCCGTGGCTCGCAAATCGTCGATCAGCTTGTCGTCGCCATCCTGCGCAACTCCGAAAAGAGCAACCCGCTCTTCACCCCCGACGAGCGAGCCGAGATGATCACCGAGGCTACCCGTCCCTTCGGCAACGTCTCCGTCATGACCTTCAACGGCCTCCTCGTCGACTTCTGCCGCGCCCAGGGCGCCAAGGCCGTCTTACGCGGCATCCGCGCCATCTCCGACTACGAGTACGAATTCCAGATGGCCATGATGAACCGCAAGCTCGACCCCAACGTCGAGACCCTTTTCATGATGCCGGCGGAAAAATACACCTACGTCAGCTCCCGCCTCATCAAGGGCGTCTTTCAGCTCGGCGGCGACGTCTCCGCCCTCGTCCCTCCGCTCGTCATGGAACGTCTCAAAACGAAGGTCCCGATCAACTCTCCGGAGTGA
- a CDS encoding RNA polymerase sigma factor, with translation MSTPSLTAYDPLDLPSIGTEPVEALPAAATRVGTFDNMAEIVANHEVRIFRFILASLRDRDAAETLTQETFVRAWNARESFRGDCAPNTWLMRIAVNLVRDYTRTDRFKFWKKVATTAVDVTEVSTLVPTHESSAESRLIARQQVDLIWETVETLSERQRTIFLLRFVEELELAEISTMTGLPLSTVKSHLYRALNTVRARHTRLTKEGGQL, from the coding sequence ATGAGCACACCAAGCCTGACCGCATACGATCCTCTTGATCTGCCATCGATCGGCACGGAGCCGGTCGAGGCGCTGCCGGCCGCAGCGACGCGGGTGGGCACCTTCGACAACATGGCCGAGATCGTGGCCAACCACGAAGTTCGGATCTTCCGGTTCATCCTGGCCTCGCTGCGGGACCGCGATGCCGCCGAGACGCTGACGCAGGAGACGTTTGTGCGGGCTTGGAATGCGCGGGAGAGCTTTCGCGGAGATTGCGCGCCTAACACATGGCTGATGCGCATCGCCGTGAACCTGGTGCGAGATTATACCCGCACGGACCGGTTCAAGTTCTGGAAGAAGGTCGCGACGACGGCGGTCGATGTGACCGAGGTTTCGACTCTGGTGCCAACGCATGAGAGTTCCGCCGAATCGCGGCTGATCGCGCGGCAGCAAGTGGACCTGATCTGGGAGACGGTGGAGACGCTCTCGGAGAGGCAGCGCACGATCTTCCTGCTGCGGTTCGTCGAAGAGCTTGAGCTTGCCGAGATTTCGACGATGACAGGACTTCCGTTGAGCACCGTCAAAAGCCATCTTTACCGCGCACTGAACACCGTCCGCGCACGCCATACACGACTGACGAAAGAGGGCGGACAGCTATGA
- a CDS encoding periplasmic heavy metal sensor, which translates to MMMRTALRLAPVALFTSTLLYAQQTPAPSAAPVPIIRNTPPVAQGGPGGPQGFRGGDGGMNDHGMRSGRMRFEGGMGPMGMWWKNPDVVQRVGLTPDQTGKMEEIFQKSRLQLIDLKANVERQEVTLEPLLDANPVDTKKALFQIGKVADARAELEKANAAMLLGLRGVLTPEQWTKLHAGWRHGDMMKGDHPGGTPGGGGTATRGDEEGRRSDAMQGTR; encoded by the coding sequence ATGATGATGCGAACTGCTCTTCGGCTTGCTCCCGTAGCCCTCTTCACTTCGACACTGCTGTACGCGCAACAGACACCGGCCCCCTCCGCGGCACCGGTACCGATTATTCGAAACACTCCTCCGGTGGCACAAGGCGGACCGGGTGGCCCGCAGGGCTTTCGCGGCGGCGATGGCGGCATGAACGATCATGGCATGCGGTCGGGCCGGATGCGCTTTGAAGGTGGCATGGGCCCGATGGGGATGTGGTGGAAGAACCCTGACGTGGTTCAGCGAGTGGGGTTGACTCCTGACCAGACCGGAAAGATGGAGGAGATCTTTCAGAAGAGCCGTCTGCAGTTGATCGACCTGAAGGCCAACGTCGAGCGGCAGGAGGTAACGCTGGAACCTCTTCTCGACGCGAACCCGGTGGATACGAAGAAGGCGCTGTTTCAAATCGGTAAGGTCGCGGATGCGCGGGCGGAGCTGGAAAAAGCGAACGCGGCGATGCTTCTGGGACTTCGCGGTGTGCTCACTCCGGAGCAGTGGACCAAGCTCCATGCGGGCTGGCGGCATGGCGACATGATGAAGGGCGATCATCCGGGCGGGACACCGGGTGGCGGCGGTACGGCGACGCGTGGCGACGAAGAGGGTCGACGGTCCGATGCCATGCAGGGCACGCGGTAG